The following proteins come from a genomic window of Diprion similis isolate iyDipSimi1 chromosome 8, iyDipSimi1.1, whole genome shotgun sequence:
- the LOC124409603 gene encoding ATP-dependent DNA helicase MPH1 isoform X3, which yields MELSQRESLISSEPGTKGFDLSAGGNWIYPLNYQFREYQYTITRNALFSNTLVCLPTGLGKTLIAAVVMYNFWRWYPQGKIVFLAPTKPLVAQQISACHNIMGIPSFDTIELTGSMNPKNRKIAWFKKRVIFATPQVFQNDLDKNIAPGDLVRCVVIDEAHKALGKHAYCESLRLLRTQSSCHRILALSATPGSRIEDVCQVIQNLCISNLELRDETSPDITPYLNKRQMDIILVPLDDDLSNFKEKYVSIMDRYVRLLVQYNILKGNANAISKGRIFYLYKEFKSKTERPANYGQIMKTMNRCMSLYHAYDLMIRHGLRAFASFCETHSNDFWMTEEPSLQKLLEEILLYLGPFPNISPLPDGSVNEIPKDVVFGHTKFHKLKALLLDHFNKFAARREETRAIVFVEYRDSVNEVYVALLQLKPILRPKMFVGQAGQKRKQQMQAMEAFRSNEANVLISTSVGEEGLDVGEVDLIVCFDISQSSPIRLVQRMGRTGRRRDGRIVMLVTDGKEHQSLKSTIATKDSLNKKVFHSSNVASALFTESPRMVPPEFEPECSKMHIELQPKTLTSKGKRKRKEMENDVPKENTKKAAGVKNNPVLSMQHEAEKAKSSQSSMLRFLKKSRSNEDCGKVSNHVMQSSQSSSSAVQVLQSDSVKLLTDDTAAVEFLTLCAIKASKLEGSLKESNRIDETYLPSSIHDDVEDFFNYPVPDLSILSCIASLEECTEYRIPEVTEDCEMDQLDNEVYVMERNQPNLLEYCDRNSAPAAGEFNYENLFDDSSKSNETIFFDDREMEHSSRDLKEQLENTETHNFENDDKVNDGEQASLQDQGDDWYADLLQDDFFDCISQDLVNKATDDQKQECKENNEPLSKGCFESILDESSDSEIPSSQGELDTKRNMRKSTRSSIDDTISVNQNESSIETNREKSVTSYVTKTVLETQDDNHQSIINISQSSKPSTSQLRRIGSESILKPQMLVNTHDTNESVDINKQLHSNEKEGSCAVNVKVPESRFFQENKFSVSKSDIHSGSNSLNPAAGLANVKIDQLNNSKVHANYYSDEDDDVVFIEEINMTATRDESRRNSINQSLNERYNYDEDELIIDKEVTWTEKSNANETDADTGASSITQIIQLIENSSSKGLDLSKISKNTQNISNCYKSNLVKASTMVRPKRDLSPFEQNVPKHNLSDTSTIVASHYFSGNDNITKKSDAVSKSEEPLEIDLDLSDINWDDGFGGGEPVADNNQVSDQLDQKINGPHAKADFRNQLSDKCEESLFVKKEQSPEKTSDSLIILSENTVDVKKSSSEIIVNFNLGDWEWDSDFETPANPVESLKQFNMLNIRSSLNKADDTIASRSASNTLLSKLGKSGAVSSSAPPPKKELSTKKSKVSKSSESRRYHFDDTLDSEDDFFLESHSIGKREY from the exons ATGGAGCTGTCACAAAGAGAATCGCTTATCTCGTCGGAACCTGGTACAAAAGGTTTCGATTTATCCGCCGGCGGGAATTGGATATATCCGCTTAATTACCAATTCCGAGAATACCAATACACTATAACGAGAAATGCACTTTTTAGTAATACTCTTGTCTGTCTGCCTACTg GTTTGGGGAAAACTCTAATTGCTGCTGTTGTGATGTATAATTTTTGGAGGTGGTATCCACAAGGAAAAATAGTGTTTTTGGCACCTACAAAACCTCTCGTGGCGCAACAAATATCTGCTTGTCATAACATCATGGGAATTCCTAGCTTTGACACAATCGAACTTACTG GTTCAATGAACccgaaaaatcgaaagatagCTTGGTTTAAGAAACGTGTCATATTTGCTACACCACAAGTATTTCAGAACgatttggataaaaatatcgCACCTGGGGATTTAGTCAGGTGTGTGGTAATAGATGAGGCTCACAAGGCTTTGGGTAAACATGCGTACTGCGAG AGCCTTCGATTACTGCGTACTCAGAGTTCTTGCCATCGTATTTTGGCACTTTCTGCCACACCTGGTAGCAGAATAGAAGATGTTTGCCAG GTGATACAAAATTTGTGCATATCAAATTTGGAATTGCGAGATGAAACATCACCTGATATAACACCTTATCTCAATAAGAGGCAAATGGACATTATTCTGGTACCGTTAGATGACGACCTATccaatttcaaagaaaagtaTGTTTCTATTATGGATCGTTACGTTCGTCTTCTCGTTCAGTACAATATACTGAAAGGAAATGCAAACGCAATTAGCAAAGGAAGG ATATTCTATCTGTATAAAGAATTTAAATCAAAGACCGAAAGACCTGCGAACTATGGTCAAATTATGAAAACGATGAACAGGTGCATGTCTTTGTATCACGCCTATGATTTGATGATTCGACACGGCCTTCGCGCATTTGCTTCATTTTGTGAGA CTCACTCCAATGATTTCTGGATGACTGAGGAACCTAGCTTACAAAAATTGCTCGAAGAAATCTTATTATATCTGGGAccatttccaaatatttctCCCTTACCAGACGGCAGTGTGAATGAA ATTCCAAAAGACGTGGTTTTTGGCCATACTAAATTTCATAAGCTTAAGGCCCTGTTATTGGATCATTTTAATAAGTTTGCTGCAAGACGCGAGGAGACAAGAGCCATCGTTTTTGTTGAG TATCGTGACAGTGTAAATGAGGTGTATGTCGCCCTGCTGCAACTGAAGCCAATACTTCGACCAAAAATGTTTGTTGGCCAAGCAGGGCAAAAGCGTAAACAACAAATGCAAGCGATGGAGGCATTTCGAAGCAATGAAGCTAATGTTCTTATTTCTACATCAGTGG GCGAGGAAGGTCTTGATGTTGGTGAAGTAGATCTGATCGTATGCTTTGACATTTCGCAGAGCTCACCTATTCGTCTTGTACAAAGAATGGGACGTACTGGTCGCCGTCGAGATGGTCGAATTGTAATGCTTGTTACTGATGGCAAGGAACACCAG TCGCTCAAGTCAACCATAGCCACAAAAGATTCTTTGAACAAAAAGGTGTTCCATTCGAGCAACGTAGCTTCTGCTCTGTTTACGGAAAGCCCAAGGATGGTACCTCCAGAGTTTGAACCGGAATGTTCTAAAATGCATATTGAACTTCAACCCAAGACACTGACTAGCAAAGGTAAAAGGAAACGCaaggaaatggaaaatgaTGTACCCAAAGAGAATACCAAAAAAGCAGCAggggtaaaaaataatccag ttctaTCAATGCAGCATGAAGCTGAGAAAGCAAAGTCTAGCCAATCATCGATGTTacgatttcttaaaaaatcgcGTTCCAATGAAGATTGTGGTAAAGTTTCAAATCATGTAATGCAATCTAGCCAGTCAAGTTCATCAGCTGTACAAGTCTTGCAATCAGACTCCGTAAAACTCCTTACTGATGATACTGCAGCAGTTGAATTTCTAACATTATGCGCAATCAAGGCATCAAAGTTGGAAGGATCATTAAAGGAAAGTAACCGGATAGATGAAACTTATCTACCCTCATCAATACATGATGATGTGGAAGATTTCTTCAATTATCCAGTACCTGATTTAAGCATTTTGAGTTGCATTGCATCATTAGAAGAATGCACAGAGTACAGGATACCTGAAGTTACTGAAGACTGTGAAATGGACCAACTTGACAATGAAGTTTATGTGATGGAACGCAATCAACCAAATCTCCTAGAATATTGTGATCGTAACAGTGCTCCAGCAGCCGGGGAGTTTAACTATGAAAACCTATTCGATGATTCTAGCAAATCcaatgaaacaatattttttgatgATAGAGAAATGGAACATTCGAGTAGGGATTTGAAAGAACAGCTGGAGAATACAGAGAcacataattttgaaaacgatGATAAGGTAAATGATGGTGAACAAGCATCTTTGCAGGATCAAGGAGATGATTGGTATGCAGATTTACTTCAAGATGATTTCTTTGATTGTATCTCTCAAGACCTCGTGAACAAAGCCACAGATGATCAGAAGCAGgaatgtaaagaaaataatgagcCCCTCAGTAAAGGCTGTTTTGAAAGCATTTTAGATGAATCTTCAGATAGCGAGATTCCTTCCAGCCAAGGTGAGCTAGATACAAAGAGGAACATGAGAAAATCAACAAGAAGTTCTATTGATGACACAATATCTGTAAACCAGAATGAATCAAGCATTGAAACAAATAGAGAGAAATCAGTAACGAGTTATGTGACAAAAACTGTTCTAGAAACTCAGGATGATAATCATCAATCCATCATCAATATTAGCCAGAGTTCCAAGCCTTCAACGAGTCAATTACGTAGAATTGGTTCTGAGAGTATTCTGAAACCGCAAATGCTAGTTAATACACATGACACTAACGAATCTGTGGATATTAATAAACAATTGCATAGTAATGAAAAGGAAGGATCATGTGCAGTAAATGTAAAGGTTCCTGAGTCACGATTTTTCCAAGAGAATAAGTTTTCGGTCTCAAAAAGTGATATCCATTCTGGAAGCAACAGTCTTAACCCAGCTGCAGGACTAGCtaatgtaaaaattgatcaactGAATAACAGCAAAGTACATGCTAATTATTATTCGGACGAGGATGACGACGTGGTGTTCatcgaagaaataaatatgacTGCAACACGTGATGAGAGCAGGAGAAATTCTATTAACCAATCACTGAACGAACGATATAATTATGATGAAGATGAATTAATAATCGATAAGGAAGTTACATGgacagaaaaaagtaatgccAATGAAACAGATGCAGACACAGGTGCTTCCTCGATAACGCAGATCATTCAGCTAATTGAAAATAGTAGTTCTAAAGGATTAGATTTGagtaaaataagtaaaaatactcaaaatatatcaaattgTTACAAATCAAACTTAGTCAAAGCATCGACAATGGTACGGCCAAAGAGAGATTTATCACCATTTGAGCAGAACGTACCGAAACACAACCTAAGCGATACAAGTACCATTGTTGCCTCGCATTACTTCAGTGGGAATgacaatattacaaaaaagtcAGATGCTGTTTCAAAAAGTGAAGAACCACTAGAGATTGACTTAGACTTGTCTGACATCAATTGGGATGACGGTTTTGGAGGTGGTGAGCCAGTGGCAGATAATAATCAGGTCAGTGATCAGCTagatcaaaaaataaatggacCGCACGCAAAGGCTGATTTTAGAAATCAGTTATCTGATAAGTGTGAAGAAAGTCTTTTCGTAAAGAAAGAACAATCGCCTGAAAAAACTTCTGATAGCTTGATAATTCTTTCAGAGAATACTGTGGACGTCAAAAAATCTTCATCAGAAATAAtagttaattttaatttaggtGATTGGGAGTGGGATAGCGATTTTGAAACACCTGCAAATCCAGTCGAGAGTTTAAAGCAATTTAATATGTTAAATATTAGATCATCGCTGAACAAGGCTGATGATACCATTGCTTCAAGGTCTGCAAGTAATACATTACTTTCTAAATTAGGAAAATCAGGTGCAGTTTCGAGCTCTGCACCACCcccaaaaaaagaattaagtaCTAAAAAAAGCAAAGTATCAAAGTCGAGTGAAAGTAGGAGATACCACTTTGATGATACTTTGGATTCTGAAGATGACTTTTTTCTCGAATCTCATAGCATAG GAAAAAGAGAATATTGA
- the LOC124409603 gene encoding uncharacterized protein LOC124409603 isoform X4 produces the protein MTEEPSLQKLLEEILLYLGPFPNISPLPDGSVNEIPKDVVFGHTKFHKLKALLLDHFNKFAARREETRAIVFVEYRDSVNEVYVALLQLKPILRPKMFVGQAGQKRKQQMQAMEAFRSNEANVLISTSVGEEGLDVGEVDLIVCFDISQSSPIRLVQRMGRTGRRRDGRIVMLVTDGKEHQSLKSTIATKDSLNKKVFHSSNVASALFTESPRMVPPEFEPECSKMHIELQPKTLTSKGKRKRKEMENDVPKENTKKAAGVKNNPVLSMQHEAEKAKSSQSSMLRFLKKSRSNEDCGKVSNHVMQSSQSSSSAVQVLQSDSVKLLTDDTAAVEFLTLCAIKASKLEGSLKESNRIDETYLPSSIHDDVEDFFNYPVPDLSILSCIASLEECTEYRIPEVTEDCEMDQLDNEVYVMERNQPNLLEYCDRNSAPAAGEFNYENLFDDSSKSNETIFFDDREMEHSSRDLKEQLENTETHNFENDDKVNDGEQASLQDQGDDWYADLLQDDFFDCISQDLVNKATDDQKQECKENNEPLSKGCFESILDESSDSEIPSSQGELDTKRNMRKSTRSSIDDTISVNQNESSIETNREKSVTSYVTKTVLETQDDNHQSIINISQSSKPSTSQLRRIGSESILKPQMLVNTHDTNESVDINKQLHSNEKEGSCAVNVKVPESRFFQENKFSVSKSDIHSGSNSLNPAAGLANVKIDQLNNSKVHANYYSDEDDDVVFIEEINMTATRDESRRNSINQSLNERYNYDEDELIIDKEVTWTEKSNANETDADTGASSITQIIQLIENSSSKGLDLSKISKNTQNISNCYKSNLVKASTMVRPKRDLSPFEQNVPKHNLSDTSTIVASHYFSGNDNITKKSDAVSKSEEPLEIDLDLSDINWDDGFGGGEPVADNNQVSDQLDQKINGPHAKADFRNQLSDKCEESLFVKKEQSPEKTSDSLIILSENTVDVKKSSSEIIVNFNLGDWEWDSDFETPANPVESLKQFNMLNIRSSLNKADDTIASRSASNTLLSKLGKSGAVSSSAPPPKKELSTKKSKVSKSSESRRYHFDDTLDSEDDFFLESHSIGKMVRDIRPKTNYVLTLNKNPTILKGSKISLQEKENIEPTLGTELTSSLPANSKDRNIKKKPYFIKGTVVNPNKVTALDRNSLKRKKFRDRKRKKSKFIDCEAEVSSGTTSGSSGEDTDLDGFISYTQQGPETVDMHTHYLQSIKSVHETGTFHFKKPRVFVPDDEVFSQAVPEGENSTYLHDSFCVSGGEDDLYAESYDDSFLEVTEKILDCKKRKYSKHGRVPSLKRRKVAQKLSDSNSSEDETENLRKQILDESMLYKRKQ, from the exons ATGACTGAGGAACCTAGCTTACAAAAATTGCTCGAAGAAATCTTATTATATCTGGGAccatttccaaatatttctCCCTTACCAGACGGCAGTGTGAATGAA ATTCCAAAAGACGTGGTTTTTGGCCATACTAAATTTCATAAGCTTAAGGCCCTGTTATTGGATCATTTTAATAAGTTTGCTGCAAGACGCGAGGAGACAAGAGCCATCGTTTTTGTTGAG TATCGTGACAGTGTAAATGAGGTGTATGTCGCCCTGCTGCAACTGAAGCCAATACTTCGACCAAAAATGTTTGTTGGCCAAGCAGGGCAAAAGCGTAAACAACAAATGCAAGCGATGGAGGCATTTCGAAGCAATGAAGCTAATGTTCTTATTTCTACATCAGTGG GCGAGGAAGGTCTTGATGTTGGTGAAGTAGATCTGATCGTATGCTTTGACATTTCGCAGAGCTCACCTATTCGTCTTGTACAAAGAATGGGACGTACTGGTCGCCGTCGAGATGGTCGAATTGTAATGCTTGTTACTGATGGCAAGGAACACCAG TCGCTCAAGTCAACCATAGCCACAAAAGATTCTTTGAACAAAAAGGTGTTCCATTCGAGCAACGTAGCTTCTGCTCTGTTTACGGAAAGCCCAAGGATGGTACCTCCAGAGTTTGAACCGGAATGTTCTAAAATGCATATTGAACTTCAACCCAAGACACTGACTAGCAAAGGTAAAAGGAAACGCaaggaaatggaaaatgaTGTACCCAAAGAGAATACCAAAAAAGCAGCAggggtaaaaaataatccag ttctaTCAATGCAGCATGAAGCTGAGAAAGCAAAGTCTAGCCAATCATCGATGTTacgatttcttaaaaaatcgcGTTCCAATGAAGATTGTGGTAAAGTTTCAAATCATGTAATGCAATCTAGCCAGTCAAGTTCATCAGCTGTACAAGTCTTGCAATCAGACTCCGTAAAACTCCTTACTGATGATACTGCAGCAGTTGAATTTCTAACATTATGCGCAATCAAGGCATCAAAGTTGGAAGGATCATTAAAGGAAAGTAACCGGATAGATGAAACTTATCTACCCTCATCAATACATGATGATGTGGAAGATTTCTTCAATTATCCAGTACCTGATTTAAGCATTTTGAGTTGCATTGCATCATTAGAAGAATGCACAGAGTACAGGATACCTGAAGTTACTGAAGACTGTGAAATGGACCAACTTGACAATGAAGTTTATGTGATGGAACGCAATCAACCAAATCTCCTAGAATATTGTGATCGTAACAGTGCTCCAGCAGCCGGGGAGTTTAACTATGAAAACCTATTCGATGATTCTAGCAAATCcaatgaaacaatattttttgatgATAGAGAAATGGAACATTCGAGTAGGGATTTGAAAGAACAGCTGGAGAATACAGAGAcacataattttgaaaacgatGATAAGGTAAATGATGGTGAACAAGCATCTTTGCAGGATCAAGGAGATGATTGGTATGCAGATTTACTTCAAGATGATTTCTTTGATTGTATCTCTCAAGACCTCGTGAACAAAGCCACAGATGATCAGAAGCAGgaatgtaaagaaaataatgagcCCCTCAGTAAAGGCTGTTTTGAAAGCATTTTAGATGAATCTTCAGATAGCGAGATTCCTTCCAGCCAAGGTGAGCTAGATACAAAGAGGAACATGAGAAAATCAACAAGAAGTTCTATTGATGACACAATATCTGTAAACCAGAATGAATCAAGCATTGAAACAAATAGAGAGAAATCAGTAACGAGTTATGTGACAAAAACTGTTCTAGAAACTCAGGATGATAATCATCAATCCATCATCAATATTAGCCAGAGTTCCAAGCCTTCAACGAGTCAATTACGTAGAATTGGTTCTGAGAGTATTCTGAAACCGCAAATGCTAGTTAATACACATGACACTAACGAATCTGTGGATATTAATAAACAATTGCATAGTAATGAAAAGGAAGGATCATGTGCAGTAAATGTAAAGGTTCCTGAGTCACGATTTTTCCAAGAGAATAAGTTTTCGGTCTCAAAAAGTGATATCCATTCTGGAAGCAACAGTCTTAACCCAGCTGCAGGACTAGCtaatgtaaaaattgatcaactGAATAACAGCAAAGTACATGCTAATTATTATTCGGACGAGGATGACGACGTGGTGTTCatcgaagaaataaatatgacTGCAACACGTGATGAGAGCAGGAGAAATTCTATTAACCAATCACTGAACGAACGATATAATTATGATGAAGATGAATTAATAATCGATAAGGAAGTTACATGgacagaaaaaagtaatgccAATGAAACAGATGCAGACACAGGTGCTTCCTCGATAACGCAGATCATTCAGCTAATTGAAAATAGTAGTTCTAAAGGATTAGATTTGagtaaaataagtaaaaatactcaaaatatatcaaattgTTACAAATCAAACTTAGTCAAAGCATCGACAATGGTACGGCCAAAGAGAGATTTATCACCATTTGAGCAGAACGTACCGAAACACAACCTAAGCGATACAAGTACCATTGTTGCCTCGCATTACTTCAGTGGGAATgacaatattacaaaaaagtcAGATGCTGTTTCAAAAAGTGAAGAACCACTAGAGATTGACTTAGACTTGTCTGACATCAATTGGGATGACGGTTTTGGAGGTGGTGAGCCAGTGGCAGATAATAATCAGGTCAGTGATCAGCTagatcaaaaaataaatggacCGCACGCAAAGGCTGATTTTAGAAATCAGTTATCTGATAAGTGTGAAGAAAGTCTTTTCGTAAAGAAAGAACAATCGCCTGAAAAAACTTCTGATAGCTTGATAATTCTTTCAGAGAATACTGTGGACGTCAAAAAATCTTCATCAGAAATAAtagttaattttaatttaggtGATTGGGAGTGGGATAGCGATTTTGAAACACCTGCAAATCCAGTCGAGAGTTTAAAGCAATTTAATATGTTAAATATTAGATCATCGCTGAACAAGGCTGATGATACCATTGCTTCAAGGTCTGCAAGTAATACATTACTTTCTAAATTAGGAAAATCAGGTGCAGTTTCGAGCTCTGCACCACCcccaaaaaaagaattaagtaCTAAAAAAAGCAAAGTATCAAAGTCGAGTGAAAGTAGGAGATACCACTTTGATGATACTTTGGATTCTGAAGATGACTTTTTTCTCGAATCTCATAGCATAGGTAAAATGGTTCGAGATATTCGGCCAAAAACTAATTACGTGTTGACCTTAAATAAAAATCCCACGATATTGAAAGGGTCGAAAATATCATTGCAGGAAAAAGAGAATATTGAACCAACTTTAGGAACTGAACTCACGAGTTCATTGCCAGCTAACTCCAAAGAcagaaacattaaaaaaaagccTTATTTTATAAAAGGTACTGTTGTCAATCCAAACAAAGTTACTGCGCTAGACCGTAATTCGCttaagagaaagaaatttcgggatcgaaaacgaaaaaaatcaaagtttatAGATTGCGAGGCTGAAGTGTCTTCTGGTACTACAAGTGGATCTTCTGGAGAGGATACCGACTTAGATGGCTTTATAAGTTATACTCAACAGGGCCCTGAGACAGTTGATATGCATACACACTATTTGCAATCTATTAAAAGTGTTCACGAAACTGGTAcctttcattttaaaaaaccTAGAGTTTTTGTTCCTGATGATGAAGTATTCTCCCAAGCTGTGCCTGAGGGTGAGAACTCTACGTATTTACAT GATTCCTTCTGTGTGAGCGGTGGCGAAGACGATCTTTATGCAGAGTCATATGACGACTCTTTTCTGGAAgtaacagaaaaaatattggacTGTAAGAAGCGAAAGTATTCAAAACATGGTAGAGTGCCTAgtttgaagagaagaaaagtagCACAAAAATTGTCAGATAGCAATAGCAGTGAAGATGAGACTGAAAATCTTAGAAAACAGATTCTGGACGAATCGATGCTTTATAAGAGAAAACAATGa